The following proteins are encoded in a genomic region of Candidatus Hydrogenedentota bacterium:
- a CDS encoding ROK family protein, whose product MALWGGVEAGGTKFVCAVAAGPEEILAETRFPTTTPQETIARAVAFFLEEQQRHGPVAGLGIASFGPVDPKPGSPTYGCITTTPKRGWANTDLAGPLREALRAPIGFDTDVNGAALAEGRWGAAQGLDTFVYLTVGTGIGGGAMVNGKLVHGLLHPEMGHVFVPHDRGRDPFPGACPYHGDCLEGLASGPALEARWGCSAEALSPDHAAWDLEAEYLASGLVPQLCIISPQRIVLGGGVMEQAHLFPRIRARFLSLLNGYIQRPEILRDIGLYIVPPGLGNRAGVLGAIALAQDAAAP is encoded by the coding sequence ATGGCGCTTTGGGGCGGCGTGGAAGCCGGCGGCACAAAATTCGTGTGCGCCGTGGCGGCAGGGCCCGAGGAAATCCTGGCGGAAACCCGTTTCCCGACCACCACGCCTCAGGAGACCATTGCGAGGGCCGTCGCATTTTTTCTTGAAGAGCAGCAACGCCATGGCCCGGTCGCGGGCCTGGGCATCGCTTCTTTCGGGCCGGTGGACCCGAAACCCGGCTCGCCTACGTATGGCTGCATTACCACCACGCCGAAACGCGGGTGGGCCAATACCGATCTTGCTGGGCCATTGCGCGAGGCATTGCGGGCACCCATCGGTTTTGACACGGACGTAAACGGCGCCGCGCTCGCCGAGGGACGCTGGGGCGCCGCGCAGGGCCTGGATACGTTTGTCTACCTGACCGTGGGCACGGGCATCGGCGGCGGCGCCATGGTAAATGGCAAACTGGTTCATGGGCTGCTCCATCCTGAAATGGGGCATGTCTTTGTGCCGCACGACCGCGGACGGGACCCGTTCCCCGGCGCGTGCCCATATCACGGAGACTGCCTGGAAGGGCTGGCGTCGGGTCCGGCGCTCGAGGCGCGCTGGGGCTGCAGCGCGGAGGCGCTGTCCCCCGATCACGCCGCATGGGACCTCGAGGCCGAATATCTGGCCAGCGGCCTTGTGCCGCAACTGTGCATCATCTCGCCGCAGCGGATTGTTCTGGGCGGCGGCGTCATGGAACAGGCGCACCTGTTCCCGCGCATTCGCGCGCGTTTCCTGTCGCTGCTGAACGGCTACATCCAACGGCCGGAAATCCTGCGGGATATCGGCTTGTACATTGTTCCGCCCGGCCTGGGCAACCGCGCCGGGGTACTCGGGGCCATCGCGCTGGCTCAGGACGCGGCCGCCCCGTAA
- a CDS encoding immunoglobulin domain-containing protein → QWYKDDGTKAFVPVPEDSLHEGTQTFRLTFNEVAFSDAGVYRVEVSDDFTSIYSQAELVVQNALPAAGALGLALLAGTSALGGALALRRRERK, encoded by the coding sequence CGCAGTGGTACAAGGACGACGGGACGAAGGCCTTTGTGCCGGTGCCCGAAGACTCGCTCCACGAGGGCACGCAGACGTTCCGCCTGACGTTTAACGAGGTGGCCTTCTCCGATGCGGGCGTGTACCGCGTCGAAGTCTCGGACGATTTCACGAGCATCTATTCGCAGGCCGAGCTGGTCGTGCAGAATGCGCTTCCGGCCGCGGGCGCGCTCGGCCTTGCGCTGCTGGCAGGCACGAGTGCGCTGGGCGGCGCCTTGGCGTTGCGCCGCCGCGAGCGGAAATAG